The Urbifossiella limnaea nucleotide sequence AACGGGTGGCTCACCCCAGCGCCTCTTTCCACTTCTTGACGCGGCTCTTGTCGATGACCCCGTCGCGCTTGCCGCCGGCGCACGCCGACCCGCGCACCGCGAAGTAGTCCGGCACCACGCCCTTCAGCTTCGGCAGCTGCTCCGGCTTCAGCGACCCGCCGACCGCCACCTTGGTGTACACCCGCTTGAGCCCGTCCACCAGCTCCGCCAGCTCGGCCGGCTTGATGAAGTCCAGCAGCGTCTTGCTGTCCTTCACACACGTGTCGATGAGCACCGCCCGGAAGCGGAACCGCTTGGCGAACTTCGCCACCTCCGCCGGCGGGATCGACTTCGCCCGCTCCCAGTCGGCGTAGGCCACCGCGACCATCTCCATGCCGGCCGGGAGGCTGCGGCGGGCGTCGAGCAGGTCTTCGCCCCAGCCCGGCGTGTGGGCGTAGCCGGCGAGCCCCCACTTCACGTAGTCGAGCTTCAACTCCAGGTGCCAGTGCGCTTCCGTCAGTGCGTTCGGCCCCCACTCGCCGAGGGCGGCGCTCACGGGCACGCGGCGCTTCACCTTCTCGACGACGGCCCCGACCACCTCCGGCTCGGCGACGCCGAGCGGGCCGCGGGCCGGCTCCTTCACGTCGATCAGGTCGGCGCCGCCGGCGATGGCGTCGTCCACCTCGTCGGCCGAGCGGACGCTGACGAGCAGACCGGGGGTGTCGGGCATGGCGCGAATTCCTTTCGGGTCAAAGCCCGGGGACGGCCGTCCCCGGGCTTTCGGCGGTGCTGTCCGGCACACGGAAGAACATGGTGAACCCCGGCAGCCGGCGGAACGGCAGCGGCCGGGCGGCTCGGAACTCAAACCCGTGCAGCCTCGGCGGAGCGAACCAACCGGGGTCGTTCAGGTGCCGGCCGGCGTCCGCGGCGAAGGCGTCGGCCGAGTCGTAGGTCCGGCAGCCGACCAGTTCCGCCTCGCCGACGATGCCGCCGCGCTGCCGGGCAGCCTCCTCCAATTCCGGGGTGGTCACCTGCTCCCACGCCTGGGGCCGGTCGTCGGGTACGAGCCCGGCGTGTATCAGCACCCGGCCGCGGCGACGCGTGGCCCACGTCCGCACCTCCACCAGCTTCACTCCGGCCACGAGCAGGGCGGCCCACGGCTGTTTCACCGACAGCGCAAAGGCATTGCTCATGGCAGCTCACCCGGGGTCCGGTTCGGGCGGTTTTGCCGGGCGGACCGGCGCTTTGAGTTTTTGCCAAACCCCGGGGGGTGAGCTAAAGGATACGTACGCCCGTAGCCCCGGCAGCGCCGGCGGCCCGCCCCGTTAACTCCCGCGCACCCGTACCGGCGAGTCATGGCTGTCAAGCTGGTCAGCAACGAAGAACCGCTGCCCGGTTACCGGCTCCAGGAGCGGCTCGGCCGCGGCGGGTTCGGCGAGGTGTGGCGCGTCGAGGCACCCGGCGGTCTCCTCAAGGCCATGAAGTTCGTCTTCGGCGACCTCGACGCCGCCGACGAGGACAGCCGCCCGGCGGAACAGGAGCTCAAGGCGCTCAAGCGCGTCCAGACCATCCGCCACCCCTACGTCCTGTCGCTCGAGCGGTACGACATCATCGACGGCCAGCTCATGATCGTCATGGAGCTGGCCGACGAGAACCTGTGGGACCGGTTCCGCCGGTGCCGCAGCCAGGGCCTCCCGGGCATCCCCCGGGACGAGCTCCTCCGCTACATGGAGGAGACGGCCGAGGCCCTGGACCTGATGAACAACCACTACCAGATTCAACACCTGGACGTGAAGCCGCAGAACCTCTTCATCGTGTTCAACCACGTGAAGGTCGGCGACTTCGGCCTCGCCAAGCTGCTCGAGGGCGTGCGGGCCACGGTGACCGGCGGCGTCACGCCGGTGTACGCCGCGCCCGAGACGTTCGAGGGCTACGTCTCGCGGTTCTCCGACCAGTACAGCCTCGCCATCGTCTTCCAGGAGCTGCTGACCGGCGCGCGGCCGTTCACCGGGGCGAACACCCGCCAGCTGCTCATGCAGCACCTCAACGGCACCCCGGAGCTGAACTCGCTGCCGGTCGGCGACCGGGCGGTGATCGCGCGGGCGCTCAGCAAGAAGCCCGATGACCGCTGGCCGAGTTGCTCCGAGATGGTGCGGGCGCTCAAGAACTCCGGCTTGCCCGCCCCCCCGCAGACGCCGTCCCCGGACCAGACGCCTCGGCGTCGGCCGCCCGACTCCGAGTTGCCGGCGTCCGAGTGGGCGACCCGCGTGCAGGTCGGCGGGTCCGGCCGGCTCGGCCACGACGCCGCGGCGAAAGACCCGACACCCGCCCCGCGCCCGACCGGGCCGCTCGGCCCGATGCCGGGGCTGGTCACCGTCGGCCCTGCGGGGACGGTGGTGCCGCGGCTCGTCACCCCGGGGTCGTCGGCGCTCGGCCCCGCGCCAGCAGTCACGCTCCAGAAGCCGGACGTCGTGCAGACGCAGTTGATGAACGCGATCGGCCTGGCGCCGCCGGAGAAGGCCGGCGACGGCGTGCTGTTCCCCGCGCTGGTCGTTGCCGTGGGTGGCATCGGCCGTCAGATCGCCGACCAACTCCGACAGGTGATCGCCGACCGCTACGGGAACACCGACAAGGTGCCGAACATCCGCTTCGTCGCCATCGACACTGACCCCGCGGTCGCCGACCAACTGGGCGACGCCGCCAGCACCCGCGGCCTCGTGCTGGCACGGCTCAACCGGTCCGTCCATTACCTACAGCGAGACGGCCTCCCGCCGGTCGACCAGTGGCTGCCGCCAGGGGTGCTGTACAAGCTGCCGCGAAGCCCGGTCGCCGCGGCCGGGGTTCGGGCGTTCGGCCGGCTCGCGCTCGTCGATCACTACAAGGCCATCGCCCAGCGCCTCCGCCAGGAGATCGGCAACTTCCAGACCGACGAGCCGTTGGCGAAGGCCGAGAAGGCGACGCAGTTGGGCCTCCGCACGAACCGCCCGCGGGCCTACGTCCTCGCCGGCCTCGGCGGCGGCACCGGCGGCGGCATGTTCCTCGACCTGGCGTTCATCATCCGGCAGGAACTCCGGGCCGTGGGGTACGTCCGGCCCGAGGTCGCCGGCGTGTTCCTGGTGCCGCCGGCGGAGAAGAACGCCCCGCGGACCGCGGCCCTCGGCAACACCCACGCCGCGCTCACGGAGCTGTACCACTACCAGGCTCGCAAGACGAAGTACGTCACCACGTTCGACCGGAGCGAGCCGCCGATCCAGGACGGCGACGCCCCGTTCGCCCGCGTCGCCGTGCAGGTGCTCCCCAAGGGCGTGGACCCGAAGGGCCGGGCGCTGGCCGCCGGCCGCGCCGCCCGCGCCCTGTTCAACGAGATGCTGACGCCCGCCGGCCGCGTCACCGACGAGCTCCGCGACATCCACCGCAACGCCTTCCCGAGTCCGACCCCGGTCTGCCAGTCGTTCGGCCTGTTCCGGCTGACGTGGCCGCGGCCCGAGGTGCTGTCGGCGGCGACCCGGCGGTTCGCCATGCGGCTGACGAAGCAGTGGGCGGCGAAGGACGCGGGCGGCCTCAAGGAGCCGATCCGGGCGTGGCTCGACAGCCAGTGGGCCGAGCGGAAGTTGGCATTCGAGCACGTCGTCGAGGCGTTCGAGGCGGCCGCCCGCAACCACCTCCGCGAGGAGCCCGAGCGAGTCATCGACGCGTTCATCGACCCGCTCCGCACCCGCACCCCGTCCGGCTCGCGGATGGAGGTCAACGCCGTGCTCCCGGTCGTCGAGCAACTGCTGGCGATGGTCGGCCGGCCGGACGCCGAGGACGACGCCCAGCGCGGCGTCCTCCACGCCCCGCTGATGGCCCAGTTCGAGAAGTGGGCGAAGGAGGCCGAGTCGCACCTGGCCACGATGACGGTCACGTTCATCGAGCAGCCGCAGTACCGGCTGGCGGGCGCGGAGGAGGCCGTGCGGCAGGTCGGCGACCGGCTGAAGCGGCAGATCGAGGCGCTGGAGCCGATCCACGCCGACCTGACGAAGCAGACGAAGTCCGACTACTCGAAGATGCTCCAGGCGCTGGCCGCCCTCAGCGAGGGCCGGTGGAAGGTGGCGGCGACGGGCGAGGTGCTCGACCTCCTCCGCCTGTACCCGCGCAGCAAGTTGCGGCTGATGATCCTGTCGCAGTGCCTGTCGGCGTACCGGAAGCTGTTCGGCAGCACGCCCGAGTACCTGCGCGAGGTGAGCATGTGCCGCGCCGGGCTGGACGGCTTCCACGCCGCGCTCGACGCCGGGGCCGCCGCCGGCGGGTCGGTCGGGCCGGGGAAGTTGATCCTGCCCGAGGGGTGCGCCACCCTCGACGACGCGGCCGACCGCTTCCTCGCGGGGCTGAACCCGGACGACGTACTCGACTTCGACGCCCGCTTCCAGAAGGAAGTGTCCCGCAAGTTCCGCGGGCTGGCCGGCGTGTGCCTGAAGCCGAACGAGAAGGGGCCGGTGTTCCGCGAGCTCCTGACGACGCGGTCGCGGGAGTTCCTCGACGGCCGGCTCGACGCGGCCGACCCGGCGACGGTGTTCTTCCGGAACCGCACCGGCAGCCAGGCCGACCACTCGCTCATCGCGGAGGCGTTCGACGGCGCCACCCCGGACCTGCCCGGCTCCGGCGGCGTGCGGCCCGAGGAGGTCACGGTTCTGGCGGCCCCGCCCGGCGCGGACGGCGACCGCTTCCGCGACGTGGTTGCCGCGGCGATCCCGAGTGTCGAGTTCACCGCGGCCCCGCTGGCGGACGACATCGCCTTCTACCGCGAGTACCCGCGGCTGGAGCTCGCCGCGCTGCCGCAGTTGGGGCAGTACGGCCGGGAGGCACTCGCCGTGCTACAGTCGGGCGACCACCCGCCGCACGCGCGGGGGGACGTGGCGTGGGCCCCCATCGTGTGAACGACCGAACCCCCGGCGACTCACTGCGGCGGGGGAATCAACTTCGCGGCGGCCAGGCCGTTCAACACGAACTGCACCGCGATGCCGGCGAGCACGAGCCCGAGCACGCGGTCGAGGACGTGGACGCCGGTCCGCCCGAGCCGCCGCTGGATCGGCTCCGCGAGCCGCAGCGTCAGGTAGCACACCACCCCCGTCAGCGCGATCGCCGCGAACACGAGCCCGACCGCGGCCGTCTCCTCGGCCTGCGCCATCAGCACCGTCACCGTGGACAGCGCTGCCGGCCCGGCGAGCATCGGGATGGCCAGTGGGGCGATCGCGACCTCCGCGGCGGCCGACGTTTCTTCCATGTCGGACGGCTCCTCCTGCGTCGTCCGCTGGGCGCGGATCATGTCGAGGGCGACGACGAAGAGTACGAGCCCGCCGGCAATCTGGAACGCCGGCAGGGTGAGGCCGAGGACGCGGAAGAGGTAGTTCCCGACGGCCGCGAAGGCCATGAGGATGAGGGTCGCGGCGACGCTGGCGACGAGGGCGGTGCGGCGGCGCTTGGCGGGCGTGAAGCGGCTCGTCAGGGCGATGAACGCGGGGACGGTGCCGGGCGGGTCCACGAGGAACAGCACGGACACGAACGCGGTGGTGGCGAAGTCGAGCATCGGGGCTGTTGTACGGCCCTTGCCGGGCGCCGCCGCGGGCGGGAAGATGACGACCCACCGGGCACCTGGTGGAATGGCAGACACAGCGGCCTTAAAAGCCGCAGGCGGGCAACCGCCGTGCGGGTTCGAGTCCCGCGGTGCCCACATCAAACGAGAACGCCCAGGGACGGTCATCCCCGGGCGTTGTCGTTCAACCCAGTGCGCCGGTCAGTTGTCCCGCGACGCCATGAAGATGCGGAGGACGTAGTAGAACATCGTCGCCACCGACGCGAACAGCGCCAGGCTCGCTGCCACGTGCTCCCGCGGGCCATAGTGGTGCATCACGTTCGACGTCTGGTAGATGATCGCCGCCGCCGCCAGCCCGACCATCGCCACCGAGAAGATTAGCCCGAGGTTGAACCCGAACACCACGGCCGCGATCACCAGCCCGAGGGCCAGCATCGACGCCACCCCGATGATCGGCCCCATCCACGAGAAGTCCTTGCCGGACAGGAACACACCGGCCGTGAGCCCGCCGCACACCAGCAGCGTCACCATCCCGGCCTGCATCGGCACGTTCGCGTACGCCGGGACCAACTGCGTGATCGTGAGGATGGGCAGGAAGATCAGCACCTCGAGCAGCACGTAGAGGCTCAGGCCGGCGTACTGCACGCCGACCGACTGGCCGGACCGGGCCATGTACTGGGCCACGTACCCGCCGCCGATGAACAGCACCATCAGGCCGATCCACGCCACCCGGCCGACGAACACTGTCTGCACGATCTCCAGCGCGACGCCGGACGAGATGAGCGCCGCCTCGATGGCGACGAACGCCAGGACGGCGCCGCCGAGGTGGAGGTAGGTGCGCTTGATGAACGCCGCCCGCTCGCTGACGGGCCGGGACGCGACGGAGTAGCCGTCGCCGTAGGTGTCGTCGTACGCGTAACTCACGGGCGCCTCCGAAGGTTGGGCCGGCGCGGACGCCGCCGGGGACTCGAACATTCTATCCCACTGTACTACCGCGCGCGGCAGCAATCCACGCCGCCCGCAGCGCCGTGCTCGAAACGTCGGTGCGAAAGTCGGACTCCGCGAGCGCGACGAACAGCTCGGGGAACGGCCCACCTCCCCCGTCCCACGTTCGGAACACGCCCGCGGCATCGACCCGCCCGCCGACCACGACGCGGCAGCCGGTCGCCGCGAGTCGCGCCAGCGCCGCATCCCGGAGGCGGTCGTCGTTCGCGTAATAGTGGCGGTCGACGAGGCGGACCGCCGTGTCGTACCCGACGACGAACGCGGCCCCGGGGAAGAGCTCGGCCTTCTCGGCGAACGTGGCCGCGCGGGTGACCCACACCGGCCCCGCGGCGGCGAACTGCGCAACGCGCCGCTCGACTTCGGCGGCGTCGAGATCCGGCTTGTCCACGTTGGCGACGCTGAGCTCGAACGCGACCGGCGTCCCGAGCCGCCGGGCCGCAACGGCCGCGAGCGAGACGTGGCCGTGGTGCAGCGGGTTGAACGAGCCCGGGAGGAGTGCCCGCGGCGGGGCATGACCCCGGACCACGGCCCCGCCGACAACGGGGTACGGGAACCGTACCGCCTCAGGACCCGGTGCAGGGGCGTGGGGCATGGGGGTTCTCGTCACTCGGCCAGCAACCGGCCCTTGAACACCTGCCGCAGTTTCTCCACCTTCGGCCCCACCACCGCCCGGCAGTACGGCTGCCGCGGGTTGTCGTTGAAGAAGTTCTGGTGGTACGCTTCCGCCGGGTAGAACGTCGCCGCCGGGGTGATCTCCGTGACGATCGGCGACGCGAACACGCCGGCCTCGTCCACCTTCCGCTTGTAGCGATCGGCCAGCTCACGCTGCCGATCCGTGTGGTAGAAGATCGCCGAGCGGTACTGCGTCCCCACGTCGGCGCCCTGGCGGTTGAGCGTGGTCGGGTCGTGCGACCGCCAGAACACTTCTAGCAGCTCCGGGTAACTCACCACGGCCGGGTCGAACGTCACCTGCACGGCCTCGGCGTGGCCGGTGGTGCCGGTGCAAATCTGCTCGTAGGTCGGGTTCGGCCGCTGCCCGCCGGTGTACCCGGACACGACGCGCTTCACGCCACGGATCTGCTGGAACACGGCTTCAGTACACCAGAAGCAGCCGGTGCCGAAGGTGGCGACCTCGTCGCCGGCCGCGGCGGTCGTGGGGCCGAGCTCGTCGGCCGTCAGGGTCGGCAGGTCGGTCGGCATCGGGGCATCCCGGTGGGTAAGGGTGAAGACGGCGACCGCGACGCCGGCGGCGACGAGGGCGAGCGGCAGGAGGCGAACCCACATTCGTCGGCGCTCCGGGGCGGCGGCTAGAATCGGATACACCGCGGCCACCCGATTCTATCACCGCGGGGGGAGGAACGCACATGCGGCGGGTCGCGCTGGTCACCGGCAGCGGCAAGAAGCGCGTCGGCGCCGTGGTCGCGGAGGAACTGGCCCGCCGCGGGTACAACATCGCCGTTCACTACCGCACGTCGGAAGCCGAGGCCGCGGACACGGTCGCGGCACTGCGGGCGCTCGGCGTCGAGGCCGAGGCCTTCCGCGCCGACCTGGGCGACGAGGCCGACGTGAAGGGGATGGTGGCCGGCGTGCTGACCCGCTTCGGCCGCATCGACGTGCTGGTGAACTGCGCCGCCGTCTGGCAGCCGAAGCGACTCGAAGACGTGACCGCGGCCGACGTGCGCTTCCACTTCGACGCCAACGCCCTGGGTACGTTCCTGTGTTCGCAGCACACCGGGCTGGCGATGGTGAAGCAGCCGGAGGGTGGGCTGATCGTGTGCGTCGGCGACTGGGCGGAGGTGCGGCCGTACCTGAACTACGCGGCGTACTTCCCGAGCAAGGGGGCGGTGACGGCGCTGACCCGGTGCCTGGCGGTCGAGCTCGGCACCCGTAACCCGAACGTGCGGGTGAACGCGGTGCTGCCCGGCCCGGTGATGCTGCCGCCGGAGTTGACAGACGCCGAAAAGACCGAGGCCGTCCGCGCCACGCTGGTGAAGCGAGAGGGGAGCCCGCGGCACGTGGCTTTGGCGGTGCTGTCGTTTCTCGACAACGATTTCGTCACCGGGGTGTGCCTCCCCGTGGACGGCGGCCGCACCGTGTACGCGCCGGAGTGAAACATGCTGCCACGTCCCGAACTACTCGACGACCCGATGCGGTTCGTCCCACTGTATCTGAAAGGTGCGATCACCGAGTCGGAGTTTCGCAACTGCTCTCTGTGGTCACTGAATGACGCGAACGTGAACCAGTTTCTCGCCTCGTGTCCAGCCGATCTGCTGGAGATGGTCCTGTCCGAAGTTGCCGGCTTGCCGTCCGACGAGGATGAAGCTGGGTGGGCATCCCACTGCTTTTTCCAAATCAGCACCGCTACAAGGGCGTTTACGACCGCGGAGTATGAGCAACAACTGCGAGAGGTTCGGCAGGCGTTTCGCAACGGGGCGCGTGTGCTCCGCGCCGCGATAGCACAGCACACGGTCCCCCGCTAGAATGCCCGCCAGTCCAACGGGCGAACGGGGTTCCTCATGCGCATCACGCGGGTGTCGGCTTACCGGGTCGGGCTGCCGCTCCACGAGGGCACCTACAAGTGGTCCGGCGGCAACGCCGTCACCGTCTTCGACAGCACCGTCGTGAAGATCGAGACCGACGCCGGGCTCGTCGGCTGGGGTGAGTCCTGCCCGCTCGGGCCGGCGTACCTGCCGGCCTACGCCGCGGGTGTGCGCTCGGGCCTCGCCGAACTCGCGCCGCACCTGCTCGGCCAGAACCCGCTCGAACTCACGAAGCTCAACCGCCGCATGGACGCCGCCCTGAAGGGGCACCCCTACGTCAAGGCGCCCGTGGACGTGGCCTGCTGGGACATCCTCGGCCAACACGCGGGGATGCCCGTGTGCGAACTCCTCGGCGGCCGCTACGGCGACGACTTTCATCTGTACCGGGCCATCTCGCAGGAGAGCCCCGCCGACATGGCCGGCAAGGTGGCCGGGTACCGCGCCGAAGGCTACCGCCGCTTCCAGCTGAAGGTCGGCGGCGACCCCGACACCGACATCGAGCGCATCCGCGCCGTTGCCGCCGAACTGCAACCCGGCGACCGCCTCGTCGCCGACGCCAACACCGGCTGGCGACTCCACGAAGCGGTCCGCGTCGTGCGCGCCGTCCGCGACGTGGACGTGTACATCGAGCAACCGTGCCTCAGCTACGAGGAGTGTCTGAGCGTGCGGCGGGCGACGGACCACCCGTTCGTGCTCGACGAAGTAGTGGACAACGTGGGGATGCTCGTCCGCGGCCACGCCGACCGCGCGATGGACGTGGTCAACCTGAAGATCAGCAAGCTCGGCGGCCTCACGAAGACGCGGCAGGCCCGCGACCTGTGCGTCGAGCTGGGCGTCGCCATGACGCTCGAAGACACCTGGGGCGGCGACATCGTCACGGCCGCGATCGCGCACCTGGCGCACAGCTGCCCGACGGAATTTCTGTTCACCGCGACGGACTTCAACAGCTACGTCACGCTGTCGATCGCCGACGGCGCCCCGCGGCGGGCGCACGGCCGGCTGGCCGCGCCGACGGCGCCGGGCCTCGGCGTGAAGCCGCGGCCCGAAGTGCTCGGCGAGCCGGTGCTGGTGGTGGGGTGAGCCGCGCCACTTCCTGCCGCCGGCCGCCCCCTGTATCGTGAACCGCGGACGACGCCCCCCGCGGAACCCCTCATGACCGAAACCGACTGGCTCGCCGGGACCGACGGCGACGACATGCTGCTGTTCGTCGCCGACCGGCTCACGCCCCGGCAGTGGGCGTTTCTCGCCGCCGCCCACGTCCGCCGCCTGTGGGACACCCTGCCGGACGGCCCGTTCCGCGCCGCCGTCGAAGCCGTGGAGTCGGAAGAAACCCTATCGGCGGACGCCCGCGCCGAGTGGGTGCGGCGGGTCACGGCGGCCGAGCCGGAAGCCGCGGAAGCCGCGGGCGCGGCCCAACTCGAGGTTGTGAGGTTGGCCGACCCGGACGCGGCCGACGTGTCCGGCCCGGTGCTGGCGCGGCCGACGCAGATCGCCCCGGCGTTCCCCCTGTTCGCCGCCGCGAGCCGCCACGCCCGCAACGCCATCGAGTGGGCGTCGGACGCCGTGACCGACGCCGCAGAGGCCGTCCGCCGACTCCTGGAGGAGCCGGGGGAGCACACGTTCTCGCGCGTCCGCCGGGCGGTCGATCGGGCGGCCGAGACGCGGAACAACGCCGCCCGCGCCGCGAACCTGGCCCGCCGCTTCAAGCAAGAGGGTGACGAACTCGCCGACACCGCGGCGGGGTCGAAGAATAAGCGGCTCGAAGCGGCAAGGGCCGAGGAGATGGTCCGCAAGGGCGAGGAGGGCGCCGGCCTGGCGCCGGGCAGCGAGGGCACGGGCGATGACCGGCTGCGGCTCGCCGCCGAGAAGCTGTTGGCGCGGACGCTCCGCGAGGTCGTCGGCAACCCGTTCAAGGAACCGCGCTTCGAGCCGAGCTGGCGCACCGAGGCGGCCGTGGGGCTGGCGCGCGGCATCTTCGCGGAACGGGCGTGGGACCGGCTGCCGGTGCTGGCGGACGCGCTGCTCGACGCCGACTGCGACGAGGAGCAACTGCTGCGGCACCTGCGCGGCACCGAGAAGGTGGTGAAGGAGCCGCCACAGCACGCCCGCGGCTGCTGGGCGGTGGAGCTGGTGCTGGGCCGCTGGCAGCCGCTACCGCCGCCCGACCCGAATGCCCCGAAGCGGAAGCTCGTGGACGACGACTTCTGGGACTCGATCGACGACCTGGACGAGGAAGACGTGGCTTGAGGCGCTTTGCCGCTTGCGGCTTCGCGTCGCCCAGCGCGAAGCCGCGAGCGGCGAACCGCCTCACGCCACCCGAATGCGGTACAGCGTCCCCTTGACGCGCTCGCCGCCGGGCTCGCCGGCGCGGATCAACTCCGGCGCCACCGCGTACCCGGCCTCCTCCAGCTTCCACCGAAACACCCGTGCCGCCAGCCGGTCCGGGTCGGCGATCAGGCACACGCCGCCCGGCGCCAGCACCACCTCCAGCAGCCCGATTAGCGGCTCGACGAGCCGCTCCTCGTACATCAGGTCGGAACCGATCACCACCGGGAAGCGGCCGACGCCCTCCGGGGCGCGAAAGTCGAGCGGCCGCGTGCGAAAGCCGGCCGTAAAGCCGTTCAGCCGGGCGTTGCGGTCGGCGAAGCTCAGGGCCGTCTCGTCCACGTCGGTGAACGTCACGTCGAGCCCGCGGGCCAGGCACGCGACCCCGGCCAGCCCGAGCCCGCAGCCGACTTCGAGCACCCGCACCGGCTGCGGGTAGCTCTCCCACTTCTCGCGCACCACGACCTTCGCCAGCATCCGCGCCGCCGGCCACAGTTGCGCCCAGTACGGCACGTACTCGTCGGCCGCGTACGCCGAGCGCACCCAGGGGTGGTCCAGCAGCTTGTCCGAGTCGGCCGGCCGGTCGATGCGGAAGCGGTAGTCGTCGATGAAGACGGTGTCCTGAACCGTCTCGGTGACGGCCTCGGGCGGCGTGGCGTGGTAGTGCGGCGGCATTTCGAGGTTCACAGGAAGCGGACGGACGCGACGAGCTCCTCGTGCGTCAGCGGGCGGTCGGCGGGGAACAGGGCGTAGCCGGCGGGGCTCTCGGCGCAGTCCACGATCAGTTGCATGTCGTTCGGCACGCTGTACCCGGTGTCGCTGGCGATGTGGCCGCTCACGAGGAAGTCGGCGGCCATACGCCGGAGGT carries:
- a CDS encoding class I SAM-dependent methyltransferase; translated protein: MPPHYHATPPEAVTETVQDTVFIDDYRFRIDRPADSDKLLDHPWVRSAYAADEYVPYWAQLWPAARMLAKVVVREKWESYPQPVRVLEVGCGLGLAGVACLARGLDVTFTDVDETALSFADRNARLNGFTAGFRTRPLDFRAPEGVGRFPVVIGSDLMYEERLVEPLIGLLEVVLAPGGVCLIADPDRLAARVFRWKLEEAGYAVAPELIRAGEPGGERVKGTLYRIRVA